The nucleotide window TTATGAGCATGCTCTTGGCTTTGGATAACGGTTATCAGGCCTGTTTGATGGCTCCCACCGAAATTTTGGCCAATCAGCATTTTATTGGTTTGTCCGAATTGGCAAAATCAATGAATATCAACATAAAAATACTGACGGGTTCTACCAAAATTGCAGCTCGAAGAATCATACACGAAGAACTCGAAAACGGGACTTTGCAAATACTCATTGGCACTCACGCTTTATTGGAAGACAAAGTGGTGTTTCAAAATTTAGGTTTGGCGGTTATTGATGAGCAGCATCGTTTTGGAGTCGAACAGCGATCCAAATTATGGAAGAAATCCACCCCTAACCCCTCCAATGGAGGGGAACCGGTTCCGCCCCATATTTTAGTCATGACGGCTACTCCTATTCCAAGGACTTTGGCGATGAGTTTGTACGGCGACTTGGATATTTCAGTTATTGACGAATTGCCGCCGGGTCGAAAACCCATTCAAACTGTGCACCGTTTTGATTCGAACCGATTGAAAGTTTGGAAATTTATTCGGGACGAAATCGCTTTGGGACGCCAAATCTATATTGTTTACCCACTGATTCAGGAGTCCGAAAAAATGGATTACAAGGATTTAATGGACGGTTATGAGAGTATTTCCCGAGATTTTCCGTTGCCGCAGTATTCGGTTTCGATTCTGCACGGAAAAATGAAACCCGACGAAAAAGATTCGGAGATGAAACGCTTTGCCGAAGGAAAAACCAACATCATGGTTGCCACAACGGTTATCGAAGTGGGCGTTAATGTTCCCAATGCAAGCGTGATGATTATTGAAAGTGCCGAGCGTTTTGGACTGTCACAACTCCACCAATTGCGGGGGCGTGTGGGGCGTGGCGCAGACCAAAGCTATTGCATTTTGATGACTTCCTACAAATTGTCCAGCGATAGCAAGACCCGTATGGAAACAATGGTCAGCACTAATGATGGTTTCGAAATTGCCGAAGTTGACCTGAAACTCCGAGGCCCCGGAGACTTGATGGGAACCCAACAAAGTGGTGTCTTAAACCTTCAAATTGCCGATATTGTAAAAGACAGGGATATTTTGATGTTGGCACGTAACTACGCCATAAAAATCCTCAAAGACGATGCCCCGCTCCAAAAAACGGAAAACGCCATTCTAAAAGCTGTTTTTATAGAATTGACCAAAAAGAAAAACATTTGGAATTATATTAGTTGATTTTTTTTGGAGTTGCTGAGATGCTAAGTTTCTAAGTTGAAAAGTGCCTTTTCATTATGAATACAGATTGCTCTACGAAGTATTATTGTTTGCACTCTCGTTGTCTGCGCTGCGCAAATGTCTCTGACTTTGCGCCCGCTCCTATAAGCCTCAATAATAGTCAAATCAAATTATTTATAAAACTAGTTTGTAATAAAAATTGTATATTGTTTTTTATTTTATTTAAAAATGATATATTAAAGAAGGTTACGTAATTAGAGATCAAACAAAAGCTCATTTTATAACTGCCACCGTTGTAGATTGGATTGATGTTTTTTCAAGAAAAAACTATAGAGATACAGTAATAGAGTGCCTAAATTTCTGTGTACAAAATAAGGGCATGATTGTATATGGCTATGTTATTATGAGTAATCATGTTCACTTAGTAGTACAGTCCAGTGAAGGAAAATTATCGGATTTATTGCGTGATTTTAAAAAATTTACAGCAAATACCATTTTGAGAAAAATTCAAAACGAACCAGAAAGCAGACGCGAATGGATGTTAGAGCGATTTAAACTAGCAACCGAAAGTCATTCTCGAAACAAAAATTATCAATTGTGGCAATATGGCAATCATGCAGAAGAAATTTATACTGCTAAGTTTATGTGGTCAAAATTAGACTATATCCATATGAATCCAGTTCGGGCAGGAATTGTAGAAAGAGCTTCTGATTATATTTATTCGAGTGCTAGTAATTACGTAGATGATAATGGTTTAGTTCAGATAGAAAAAATGGATAATCCAATAGTCGATGTTTTGAAGTCATGGTCATTCACAAAATACAATCAATATTAGCTAGCATAATTGTCAATAGGAATGGGCGCAAAGTCGGAGACATTTGCGCAGCGCTCATAATGGAGTTTTGATTTAAATAGATTTTGAGTGTACACTTTGCGGAGCGGGGTTATAAAACCATGATTTCAAACAATATGCTGCTTAAAAACATATCATTCTGCTTTACGTTTGATATTTCAACAACAGATTATCCGTAAAGATTTGTCATTTCGACCAGCGGGAGAAATCACATAACGTAATCAACTAGTGTGATTCCTCGTTCCTCGGAATGACAAACTCTGAGGATAATAGATTACCGAAAAAAAATCTTTATAACCCTTCGAATACTTATGATTGCAAATCCGATATCAAAATCGGAATGACAAAACGATGGCTTTATATCTTTAACTTAATGACCTTAAAATTAAGGTCTAGTTAAATGTTTCTGCAAGTAGCTACGGCAATATTTAGAAAAAAAACATTTTAAATCTAGTTTCAGTTTTAAACCTTTTTATTATTTCATAATCTTATCCCCTGCCAAATGATTAATTTTGCTAAAAATTAATATTTGTATGTACAAGCGTTAAATAATAATTAACAATTGTACTTTTAATAATTCTAAAACCTAATTTTGTTTAATTCTTATCCAAAAGGATATATTAAACTTCTTTTACTTAAAAAAATGAAAATAAGAAATCTTGTTTATGCCTTATTAGTTATAGGGTTTGGTGGATTTATAGCCTACAGAATTACTTCGAACAGCGCAAAAAATGGTGATAAAAAAGACAAAGACGGGAAAGATAAGCCAACGACCGTAACAGGCGTTTTGGTGCATCCTAAAACTTTCAACAATAATTTGTCGCTTTCTGGGTCTATTGAGGCCAACGAGCAAATTGAAATCCATTCGGAAGTTTCGGGGATTGTCGAGGGGATTTATTTTCAGGAAGGAAGCAATGTTTCAAAAGGACAAATACTTTTCAAAGTCAACGATATTGAATTAAGGGCACAACTAGCCCAAGCAGCAACCAAAGAAAGTTTGGCCGCCGAAAATGAAAGAAGGGCAAAATTGTTGTTGCAAAAAGAAGCCATCAGTCAAGAGGAATATGATATTGCCAGAACCGATTACAAATCTGCTCAGGCGCAAACGCAATTAATCAAAGCTCAAATTTCTAAAACATCGGTTCGTGCCCCTTTTTCGGGAAAAATTGGTTTGCGGGCCATTTCGCCAGGTACCTATATCACACCAAGTGTTTTGGTTGCGAAATTGGTCAACATCAGTAAACTGAAAATCACTTTTTCGATTCCGGAGAAATACGCATCACAAGTAAAAACAAATACTAACTTGACTTTTACAGTTGAAGGTTCTACAGAACAATTTACCGCCAAAGTGTATGCCATTGAACCTGAAGTTGCAGTGGCCACCCGTACATTACAAGTAAGAGCAATAACCGAAAACAGTCAGGGAAAATTATTACCGGGGACTTTTGCGAATGTCGCTTTGCCTTTGAGCATTATAAAAGACGCTATAGTTGTGCCTACAGAAGCGATTATTCCGATTCAGGATGGTAAAAAGGTTTTTATTGCTAAAAACGGAATGGCCAAGGAAGTTAAGGTTGAAACCGCTACGCGAACAGACGCATCTGTATTAGTTCTTTCAGGCTTAAAAGCAGGTGATACTTTGTTGACCAGCGGTGTGATGGCCTTGAAAGATTCTACTAAGGTTAAGGTGATTTTAAATATGAAAAAATAGATTTTTGATTGTTGATTAACGATTTTTGACTTCAGATTTTGGCAACAATTTATAATAAGATGAAGTTTTAAATCAAAAGTCTTTATTCAAAAGTCATAATCTACAATATTGTAAATCCTTAAAGTGACAAAAAAGTTTAACATGTTTGTTTTTTAATGTTTTCAATAAGAATTAATTATCATTTGGCGAGCCATCAGAAATCAAAAATCAACACTCAAAAATCAAAAATAATTTAAATGAGTTTATCCACATTAAGCATAAAAAGACCTGTAATGACGATCGTTATGAACTTAGCGATTATATTATTTGGTGTTATTGGTTATACCTATTTGGGAGTTCGTGAGTTCCCCTCGATCGACCCAGCCCAGGTTTCGATTAAAACAAGTTATACGGGAGCGAATTCGGATATTATTGAGTCACAAATCACGGAACCCCTAGAAAAAGCAATCAACTCAATAGACGGGGTACGAAATGTAACATCATCAAGTTCACAAGGTAGCAGCAGTATTACTGTTGAATTTAATTTGGACAAAAACCTTGAAGAAGCTGCAAATGATGTTCGTGACAAAGTATCTCAGGCCATTCGTAGTTTACCACAGGACATTGATGCGCCACCTGTAGTTTCAAAGGCTGATGCCAATAGTGATGCCATTATTTCGATGACAGTTCAAAGTG belongs to Flavobacterium aquiphilum and includes:
- a CDS encoding efflux RND transporter periplasmic adaptor subunit; the protein is MKIRNLVYALLVIGFGGFIAYRITSNSAKNGDKKDKDGKDKPTTVTGVLVHPKTFNNNLSLSGSIEANEQIEIHSEVSGIVEGIYFQEGSNVSKGQILFKVNDIELRAQLAQAATKESLAAENERRAKLLLQKEAISQEEYDIARTDYKSAQAQTQLIKAQISKTSVRAPFSGKIGLRAISPGTYITPSVLVAKLVNISKLKITFSIPEKYASQVKTNTNLTFTVEGSTEQFTAKVYAIEPEVAVATRTLQVRAITENSQGKLLPGTFANVALPLSIIKDAIVVPTEAIIPIQDGKKVFIAKNGMAKEVKVETATRTDASVLVLSGLKAGDTLLTSGVMALKDSTKVKVILNMKK
- a CDS encoding REP-associated tyrosine transposase produces the protein MKEGYVIRDQTKAHFITATVVDWIDVFSRKNYRDTVIECLNFCVQNKGMIVYGYVIMSNHVHLVVQSSEGKLSDLLRDFKKFTANTILRKIQNEPESRREWMLERFKLATESHSRNKNYQLWQYGNHAEEIYTAKFMWSKLDYIHMNPVRAGIVERASDYIYSSASNYVDDNGLVQIEKMDNPIVDVLKSWSFTKYNQY
- the recG gene encoding ATP-dependent DNA helicase RecG produces the protein MSNNLLETPIEYLKGVGPTRGALLRKELGIFKYGDLVNFFPNRYIDRTRYYKINELQNNIAEVQIIGKIINIKTVEFGKNQKRLVATFVDDTGQMELNWFQGLKWIKESLKLNEVCVIFGKCSQYGSNYSMAHPEIELLKEHESSLRSAMQPVYPSTETLANRGITNRVVNKMMQQLFLETQALFSETLPSYLINELKLIPKNAALFNIHFPKSAEILAKAQFRLKFEELFFIQLQLITKNLIRKHKIKGFPFTKVGEFFNEFYKNHLPFDLTNAQKRVIKEIRTDMGSNAQMNRLLQGDVGSGKTIVAFMSMLLALDNGYQACLMAPTEILANQHFIGLSELAKSMNINIKILTGSTKIAARRIIHEELENGTLQILIGTHALLEDKVVFQNLGLAVIDEQHRFGVEQRSKLWKKSTPNPSNGGEPVPPHILVMTATPIPRTLAMSLYGDLDISVIDELPPGRKPIQTVHRFDSNRLKVWKFIRDEIALGRQIYIVYPLIQESEKMDYKDLMDGYESISRDFPLPQYSVSILHGKMKPDEKDSEMKRFAEGKTNIMVATTVIEVGVNVPNASVMIIESAERFGLSQLHQLRGRVGRGADQSYCILMTSYKLSSDSKTRMETMVSTNDGFEIAEVDLKLRGPGDLMGTQQSGVLNLQIADIVKDRDILMLARNYAIKILKDDAPLQKTENAILKAVFIELTKKKNIWNYIS